A genomic region of Pelodiscus sinensis isolate JC-2024 chromosome 1, ASM4963464v1, whole genome shotgun sequence contains the following coding sequences:
- the LOC102456508 gene encoding olfactory receptor 52M1-like — MSDSNTTEFSNPSTFILLGIPGLEAAHVWISIPFCIMYIIAILGNFTILFIMKTEPSLHMPMYYFLCMLAVTDLVLPTSILPKMLSIFWFNSREINFSACLTQMFFIHCSSVIESGIFLAMAFDRYVAICDSLRHSTILTNRVVALIGLAIVLRGSLLVMVHPILVRSRPYCRTNIIPHLYCEHMAVVKLACADIRVSSYYGLFVVFCVLGLDVFFIALSYIQILRVIFSLPTKDARLKTFGTCSSHLLAILAFYVPAIFSSLMYRFGQHVALHFHILIASTYRLLPHMLNPIIYGVRTKQIWDRLLQLFHCKKT, encoded by the coding sequence atgtcagattccaacacaacTGAATtctccaacccctccaccttcatcctacTGGGTATCCCTGGTCTGGAAGctgcccatgtctggatctccatccccttctgcatcatgtaCATCATAGCCATCTTGGGAAACTTCACCATCCTCTTCATCATGAAGACAGAACCGAGCCTCCACatgcccatgtactatttcctctgcatgctggctgtcaccgacctggtcctgCCCACGTCCatcctgcccaaaatgctgagcatcttctggttcaattccagggagatcaatttcagtgcctgcctcacccagatgttcttcattcactgcTCTTCGGTGATCGAGTCTGGGATTTTCTTGGCCATGGcgtttgatcgctacgtggccatttgTGAttccctgagacattccaccatcctgaccaaTCGTGTTgtggccttaattggcctggccATTGTGCTGCGTGGGAGTTTGCTTGTAATGGTCCATCCAATCCTGGTGAGGAGtcggccatattgcagaaccaacatcatcccccactTGTACTGCGAGCACATGGCCGTGGTGAAACTGGCCTGCGCTGACATCCGCGTCAGTAgctactacggcctctttgtggtGTTCTGCGTGCTtggtctggatgtgttttttatcGCTCTGTCCTATATCCAGATCCTCAGGGTCATATTCAGTCTCCCCACCAAGGATGCCCgactcaagacttttgggacctgcagctcccacctcctcgCCATCTTAGCCTTTTACGTCCCGGCCATCTTCTCCTCCCTCATGTACCGCTTTGGCCAGCATGTGGCCCTGCATTTCCACATTCTCATTGCCAGTACGTACCGCCTGTTGCCCCAtatgctcaaccccatcatctacggggtgaggaccaaGCAGATCTGGGACCGGCTGCTCCAGCTCTTTCACTGTAAAAAGACCTAA